A genomic region of Parus major isolate Abel chromosome 14, Parus_major1.1, whole genome shotgun sequence contains the following coding sequences:
- the ANKS3 gene encoding ankyrin repeat and SAM domain-containing protein 3 isoform X1 — protein sequence MLRPRCQQGREGGRLPCSKRKLPAKSSQQQLLLQAEESNKVEGGMSELSDEASESELLSRSLSMWHGVGQVLCWEELDVPLDLHTASSIGQYEVVQACIQRGDMDLNKRNCGGWTPLMYASYIGHDNIVHLLLEAGVNVNIPTLEGQTPLMLASSCGNESVAYFLLQQGAELEMKDIHGWTALFHCTSAGHQQMVKFLLENGANANCKEPVYGYTPLMEAAASGHEIIVQYLLNHGVKADVRDNTGATARTLAMKYGHTKIVGLIDLHAAPVPKVFCRGPGNYEELSSSDESCSAPQRQRPARRTKGPSIHEGPQALAKITAVGIGGRRQFCHDPEAVTFPAGPSMVNSHPNVGSPLLAPTARPPPLGYVTFNNCGSCEMRVFRYRDVTSPINELDLETSSSREDSALSSSSLGTLRSDSSSSSEYLFRIPGVSSEGSLESNEDSDHTNSPPSRKQAKSFKIKTRYSNSDSQWSHCLGRAGGCSQHLVLPKPPAYTGPKDLATFLEEIGCLKYLQVFEEQDVDLRIFLTLTESDLKEIGITLFGPKRKMTSAIARWHSSARPPSDALELAYADRLEAEMQELAIQLHKRCQEVQVMKGQVCQEQKLRAVAESCLMERDETWNTIQCRLREAQAITKDAGVLLDQIKSCQAELSSRLALAGDGAPDTQEQHGTGESQRPGERPVLEGWPPSLKSLSLPELSAVLEKCVGEMGKALQTVTQNLQRLQALGQSGQSWPKP from the exons ATGCTGAGGCCGCGTTGTCAGCAGGGCCGCGAGGGAGGCAG ACTTCCCTGCAGCAAGAGAAAACTTCCAGCAAAATCTTCTCAGCAACAGTTACTGCTTCAGGCTGAGGAGTCAAACAAAGTTGAG GGCGGGATGTCGGAGCTGAGCGACGAGGCCAGCGAGTCGGAGCTGCTGAGCCGCAGCCTCTCCATGTGGCACGGGGTGGGAcaagtgctgtgctgggaggagctggatgTGCCTCTGGACCTGCACACGGCCTCCTCCATCGGGCAGTACGAAGTGGTGCAGGCGTGCATCCAGCG TGGAGACATGGATTTGAACAAGAGGAACTGTGGGGGCTGGACCCCACTCATGTACGCTTCCTACATCGGCCACGACAACATCGtgcacctgctgctggaggcaggagtGAACGTGAACATCCCCACCCTGGAGGGCCAGACTCCCCTCATGCTGGCCTCCAGCTGTGGCAATGAGAGTGTTGCTTACTTCCTTCTACAG caaggggcagagctggagatgaaGGACATCCATGGCTGGACTGCTTTGTTCCACTGCACCAGTGCTGGGCACCAGCAGATGGTCAAGTTCTTACTGGAGAATGGGGCAAATGCCAACTGCAA GGAGCCAGTGTATGGATACACACCTCTGAtggaagcagctgcttctgGCCATGAGATAATTGTTCAGTACCTTCTCAATCAT ggagTGAAGGCAGATGTCAGAGATAACACTGGAGCCACAGCACGGACCCTGGCCATGAAGTATGGGCACACCAAGATTGTGGGGCTGATAGATTTGCATGCAGCCCCAGTGCCCAAAGTCTTCTGCAGAGGTCCAG GCAACTATGAGGAGCTGAGTTCTTCAGATGAATCGTGTTCTGCTCCCCAGAGACAGAGACCTGCTCGTAGGACCAAGGGTCCCAGCATCCATGAGGGGCCCCAGGCCTTGGCCAAGATCACAGCAGTTGGGATTGGGGGAAGAAGGCAGTTTTGCCATg ATCCAGAAGCAGTTACATTTCCTGCAGGACCCTCCATGGTTAACTCTCATCCCAACGTGGGTTCTCCCTTACTGGCGCCCACGGCGCGGCCGCCCCCTCTGGGCTATGTCACCTTCAACAACTGTGGCAGCTGTGAGATGCGTGTCTTCCGCTACAGGGACGTCACCTCCCCCATCAACGAGCTGGACTTGgagaccagcagcagcaggg AGGATAGTGCTttgtccagcagcagcttgggaaCCCTCAGGAGcgacagcagcagcagcagtgaataCCTGTTTAGAATCCCAGGAGTCAGCAGTGAAGGCTCCTTGGAGAGCAATGAG gacTCTGACCACACCAACAGCCCCCCGAGTCGGAAACAAGCCAAGAGCTTTAAGATCAAGACCCGTTACAGCAACAGTGACAGCCAGTGGAGCCActgcctggggagggctgggggctgcagccagcacctgGTCCTTCCTAAGCCCCCAGCCTACACAGGGCCCAAG GACCTGGCAACATTCCTTGAGGAGATTGGGTGCCTGAAGTACCTGCAGGTGTTTGAGGAGCAAGACGTGGACCTCCGGATCTTCCTGACCCTCACAGAGAGTGACCTGAAGGAAATAGGCATCAC GCTGTTTGGCCCCAAGAGGAAGATGACCTCGGCCATCGCGCGCTGGCACAGCAGCGCCCGCCCGCCCAGTGACGCGCTGGAGCTGGCCTATGCCGATCGGCTGGAGGCAGAGATGCAGGAATTGGCCATCCAGCTGCACAAG agatgtCAAGAGGTGCAGGTGATGAAGGGCCAGGTGTGCCAGGAGCAGAAGCTGCGTGCAGTGGCTGAGAGCTGTTTGATGGAACGGGATGAGACCTGGAATACCATCCAGTGCCGGCTCAGAGAGGCTCAGGCCATCACCAAGGATGCTGGAGTCCTGCTGGATCAGATCAA gagctgccaggcagagctgtcctCCCGGCTGGCCCTGGCGGGCGATGGAGCGCCGGACACGCAGGAGCAGCACGGCACCGGGGAGAGCCAGCGGCCCGGGGAGCGcccag TGCTGGAAGGGTGGCCGCCTTCCCTGAAGTCCCTGAGCTTGCCTGAGctgtcagctgtgctggagaagtGTGTGGGAGAGATGG gaaaagctctgcagaCTGTGACTCAAAACCTCCAAAGGCTCCAAGCTCTGGGGCAGAGCGGGCAGAGCTGGCCAAAGCCATAA
- the ANKS3 gene encoding ankyrin repeat and SAM domain-containing protein 3 isoform X2 → MSELSDEASESELLSRSLSMWHGVGQVLCWEELDVPLDLHTASSIGQYEVVQACIQRGDMDLNKRNCGGWTPLMYASYIGHDNIVHLLLEAGVNVNIPTLEGQTPLMLASSCGNESVAYFLLQQGAELEMKDIHGWTALFHCTSAGHQQMVKFLLENGANANCKEPVYGYTPLMEAAASGHEIIVQYLLNHGVKADVRDNTGATARTLAMKYGHTKIVGLIDLHAAPVPKVFCRGPGNYEELSSSDESCSAPQRQRPARRTKGPSIHEGPQALAKITAVGIGGRRQFCHDPEAVTFPAGPSMVNSHPNVGSPLLAPTARPPPLGYVTFNNCGSCEMRVFRYRDVTSPINELDLETSSSREDSALSSSSLGTLRSDSSSSSEYLFRIPGVSSEGSLESNEDSDHTNSPPSRKQAKSFKIKTRYSNSDSQWSHCLGRAGGCSQHLVLPKPPAYTGPKDLATFLEEIGCLKYLQVFEEQDVDLRIFLTLTESDLKEIGITLFGPKRKMTSAIARWHSSARPPSDALELAYADRLEAEMQELAIQLHKRCQEVQVMKGQVCQEQKLRAVAESCLMERDETWNTIQCRLREAQAITKDAGVLLDQIKSCQAELSSRLALAGDGAPDTQEQHGTGESQRPGERPVLEGWPPSLKSLSLPELSAVLEKCVGEMGKALQTVTQNLQRLQALGQSGQSWPKP, encoded by the exons ATGTCGGAGCTGAGCGACGAGGCCAGCGAGTCGGAGCTGCTGAGCCGCAGCCTCTCCATGTGGCACGGGGTGGGAcaagtgctgtgctgggaggagctggatgTGCCTCTGGACCTGCACACGGCCTCCTCCATCGGGCAGTACGAAGTGGTGCAGGCGTGCATCCAGCG TGGAGACATGGATTTGAACAAGAGGAACTGTGGGGGCTGGACCCCACTCATGTACGCTTCCTACATCGGCCACGACAACATCGtgcacctgctgctggaggcaggagtGAACGTGAACATCCCCACCCTGGAGGGCCAGACTCCCCTCATGCTGGCCTCCAGCTGTGGCAATGAGAGTGTTGCTTACTTCCTTCTACAG caaggggcagagctggagatgaaGGACATCCATGGCTGGACTGCTTTGTTCCACTGCACCAGTGCTGGGCACCAGCAGATGGTCAAGTTCTTACTGGAGAATGGGGCAAATGCCAACTGCAA GGAGCCAGTGTATGGATACACACCTCTGAtggaagcagctgcttctgGCCATGAGATAATTGTTCAGTACCTTCTCAATCAT ggagTGAAGGCAGATGTCAGAGATAACACTGGAGCCACAGCACGGACCCTGGCCATGAAGTATGGGCACACCAAGATTGTGGGGCTGATAGATTTGCATGCAGCCCCAGTGCCCAAAGTCTTCTGCAGAGGTCCAG GCAACTATGAGGAGCTGAGTTCTTCAGATGAATCGTGTTCTGCTCCCCAGAGACAGAGACCTGCTCGTAGGACCAAGGGTCCCAGCATCCATGAGGGGCCCCAGGCCTTGGCCAAGATCACAGCAGTTGGGATTGGGGGAAGAAGGCAGTTTTGCCATg ATCCAGAAGCAGTTACATTTCCTGCAGGACCCTCCATGGTTAACTCTCATCCCAACGTGGGTTCTCCCTTACTGGCGCCCACGGCGCGGCCGCCCCCTCTGGGCTATGTCACCTTCAACAACTGTGGCAGCTGTGAGATGCGTGTCTTCCGCTACAGGGACGTCACCTCCCCCATCAACGAGCTGGACTTGgagaccagcagcagcaggg AGGATAGTGCTttgtccagcagcagcttgggaaCCCTCAGGAGcgacagcagcagcagcagtgaataCCTGTTTAGAATCCCAGGAGTCAGCAGTGAAGGCTCCTTGGAGAGCAATGAG gacTCTGACCACACCAACAGCCCCCCGAGTCGGAAACAAGCCAAGAGCTTTAAGATCAAGACCCGTTACAGCAACAGTGACAGCCAGTGGAGCCActgcctggggagggctgggggctgcagccagcacctgGTCCTTCCTAAGCCCCCAGCCTACACAGGGCCCAAG GACCTGGCAACATTCCTTGAGGAGATTGGGTGCCTGAAGTACCTGCAGGTGTTTGAGGAGCAAGACGTGGACCTCCGGATCTTCCTGACCCTCACAGAGAGTGACCTGAAGGAAATAGGCATCAC GCTGTTTGGCCCCAAGAGGAAGATGACCTCGGCCATCGCGCGCTGGCACAGCAGCGCCCGCCCGCCCAGTGACGCGCTGGAGCTGGCCTATGCCGATCGGCTGGAGGCAGAGATGCAGGAATTGGCCATCCAGCTGCACAAG agatgtCAAGAGGTGCAGGTGATGAAGGGCCAGGTGTGCCAGGAGCAGAAGCTGCGTGCAGTGGCTGAGAGCTGTTTGATGGAACGGGATGAGACCTGGAATACCATCCAGTGCCGGCTCAGAGAGGCTCAGGCCATCACCAAGGATGCTGGAGTCCTGCTGGATCAGATCAA gagctgccaggcagagctgtcctCCCGGCTGGCCCTGGCGGGCGATGGAGCGCCGGACACGCAGGAGCAGCACGGCACCGGGGAGAGCCAGCGGCCCGGGGAGCGcccag TGCTGGAAGGGTGGCCGCCTTCCCTGAAGTCCCTGAGCTTGCCTGAGctgtcagctgtgctggagaagtGTGTGGGAGAGATGG gaaaagctctgcagaCTGTGACTCAAAACCTCCAAAGGCTCCAAGCTCTGGGGCAGAGCGGGCAGAGCTGGCCAAAGCCATAA
- the LOC107210950 gene encoding collagen alpha-1(XVI) chain-like isoform X2, producing MRGVLGAGSLRSLVQLAWMCLFSSVPHGGAKVLEKTFEEWLRYRDECLRRMASEPYPAGLFCNRTFDMYACWPDGSPGTAVNVSCPFYLPWFEKVKHGLVSRRCGTDGQWVTVNGSQPWRDYSQCEDEPEVTAEEEGARRLMVSFKVLYTVGYSLSLLTLISALLILTVCRNLRCTRNYIHANLFASFGLRATSVMVKDALLERRWGVELLQVADWEALLSHEASAGLVAAWGPSPRRGRGGVGAHAAPDTRWVSSWGSVVPVLLMGEVLGYLCTVLGCPSTHPGHAFGVPAAQEPVGEPLGYLCPCWVSSGPVWHLRDELSVPPMPLLGELWGCLCSFWGSSQGTRGPRRELSGFLGCLYNTIPPWMSSCSLWESRGVPHGHSQPHGGSPVAGSAGVPCSAGADAVLHPGQPLLVPGGSCLPLQAAHRGRVLREELLQALPLPGLGDPRGVCGALDGCQVPEGERGVLGAEREHGLLVDHPHPNPARLPDQPAHLHADPQGDPGQAPGQPEGLRRLQAEAGQSHPDPHSPLRDPRGRFHLRHRRANHGHPALRQGVLHPLPQLLPGLPGGCAVLLCQQGGEVRDEEEVAALEAGPPGALLCPVRGDRPGHRGCWPQWPQQGVAGGQEAAGGCAGQCPPGMARLELLEGTSLL from the exons CCTCCGTGCCG CACGGTGGGGCCAAGGTGCTGGAGAAGACCTTCGAGGAGTGGCTGCGGTACCGTGACGAGTGCCTGAGGAGGATGGCGAGCGAGCCCTACCCAGCAG GGCTGTTCTGTAACAGGACATTTGACATGTACGCCTGCTGGCCCGACGGGAGCCCCGGCACCGCCGTCAACGTCTCCTGCCCCTTCTACCTGCCCTGGTTTGAGAAAG TGAAACACGGGCTGGTGAGCCGCAGGTGTGGCACCGACGGCCAGTGGGTGACGGTGAAcggcagccagccctggagggacTACTCGCAGTGCGAGGATGAGCCGGAGGTCACTGCCGAGGAG GAAGGCGCCCGCCGGCTCATGGTGAGCTTCAAGGTGCTCTACACCGTGGGCTACTCGCTGTCACTGCTCACCCTCATCTCCGCCCTGCTCATCCTCACTGTGTGCAG GAACCTGCGCTGCACCAGGAATTACATCCACGCCAACCTGTTCGCCTCCTTCGGGCTGCGGGCCACCTCGGTGATGGTGAAGGACGCGCTGCTGGAGCGGCGCTGGGGcgtggagctgctgcaggtggctgACTGGGAGGCTCTGCTGAGCCACGAGGCAAgtgctgggctggtggcagcGTGGGGACCCTCGCCCAGGAGGGGCCGTGGGGGGGTCGGTGCCCACGCAGCCCCAGACACTCGCTGGGTGAGTTCTTGGGGGTCGGTGGTGCCCGTGCTCCTGATGGGTGAGGTCTTGGGGTACCTGTGCACGGTCCTGGGGTGCCCATCCACACACCCTGGCCACGCTTTTGGGGTGCCTGCTGCCCAGGAACCAGTGGGTGAACCCCTGGGATACCTGTGCCCCTGCTGGGTGAGCTCAGGGCCTGTGTGGCACCTGAGGGATGAGCTCTCAGTGCCACCCATGCCCCTGCTGGGTGAGCTCTGGGGGTGCCTGTGCAGCTTCTGGGGGAGCTCTCAGGGCACCCGTGGCCCCAGGAGGGAGCTCTCAGGGTTCTTGGGGTGCCTGTATAACACCATACCCCCGTGGAtgagctcctgctccctgtgggaGAGCCGTGGGGTGCCCcatgggcacagccagccccacgGTGGCTCTCCCGTGGCAGGCAGCGCTGGGGTGCCGTGCAGCGCAGGTGCTGATGCAGTACTGCATCCTGGCCAACCACTACTGGTTCCTGGTGGAAGCTGTCTACCTCTACAAGCTGCTCATCGGGGCCGTGTTCTCCGAGAAGAATTACTACAGGCTCTACCTCTACCTGGGCTGGG GGACCCCCGTGGTGTTTGTGGTGCCCTGGATGGCTGCCAAGTACCTGAAGGAGAACGCGGA GTGCTGGGCGCTGAACGAGAACATGGCTTACTGGTGGATCATCCGCATCCCAATCCTGCTCGCCTCCCTG ATCAACCTGCTCATCTTCATGCGGATCCTCAAGGTGATCCTGGCCAAGCTCCGGGCCAACCAGAAGGGCTACGCCGACTACAAGCTGAG GCTGGCCAAAGCCACCCTGACCCTCATTCCCCTCTTCGGGATCCACGAGGTCGTTTTCATCTTCGCCACCGACGAGCAAACCACGGGCATCCTGCGCTACGTCAAGGTGTTCTTCACCCTCTTCCTCAACTCCTTCCAG ggcttCCTGGTGGCTGTGCTGTACTGCTTTGCCAACAAGGAG GTGAAGTCCGAGATGAAGAAGAAGTGGCAGCTCTGGAAGCTGGACCACCCggtgctctgctgtgcccagtGAGGGGTGACCGGCCggggcacaggggctgctggccacagtggccacagcagggcgtggctggagggcaggaggctgcaggaggctgtgctgggcagtgcccacctgggatggccaggctggagctgctggaagggacaTCCCTGCTGTGA
- the LOC107210950 gene encoding uncharacterized protein LOC107210950 isoform X1, whose amino-acid sequence MRGVLGAGSLRSLVQLAWMCLFSSVPHGGAKVLEKTFEEWLRYRDECLRRMASEPYPAGLFCNRTFDMYACWPDGSPGTAVNVSCPFYLPWFEKVKHGLVSRRCGTDGQWVTVNGSQPWRDYSQCEDEPEVTAEEEGARRLMVSFKVLYTVGYSLSLLTLISALLILTVCRNLRCTRNYIHANLFASFGLRATSVMVKDALLERRWGVELLQVADWEALLSHEASAGLVAAWGPSPRRGRGGVGAHAAPDTRWVSSWGSVVPVLLMGEVLGYLCTVLGCPSTHPGHAFGVPAAQEPVGEPLGYLCPCWVSSGPVWHLRDELSVPPMPLLGELWGCLCSFWGSSQGTRGPRRELSGFLGCLYNTIPPWMSSCSLWESRGVPHGHSQPHGGSPVAGSAGVPCSAGADAVLHPGQPLLVPGGSCLPLQAAHRGRVLREELLQALPLPGLGVCCVTCRDPRGVCGALDGCQVPEGERGVLGAEREHGLLVDHPHPNPARLPDQPAHLHADPQGDPGQAPGQPEGLRRLQAEAGQSHPDPHSPLRDPRGRFHLRHRRANHGHPALRQGVLHPLPQLLPGLPGGCAVLLCQQGGEVRDEEEVAALEAGPPGALLCPVRGDRPGHRGCWPQWPQQGVAGGQEAAGGCAGQCPPGMARLELLEGTSLL is encoded by the exons CCTCCGTGCCG CACGGTGGGGCCAAGGTGCTGGAGAAGACCTTCGAGGAGTGGCTGCGGTACCGTGACGAGTGCCTGAGGAGGATGGCGAGCGAGCCCTACCCAGCAG GGCTGTTCTGTAACAGGACATTTGACATGTACGCCTGCTGGCCCGACGGGAGCCCCGGCACCGCCGTCAACGTCTCCTGCCCCTTCTACCTGCCCTGGTTTGAGAAAG TGAAACACGGGCTGGTGAGCCGCAGGTGTGGCACCGACGGCCAGTGGGTGACGGTGAAcggcagccagccctggagggacTACTCGCAGTGCGAGGATGAGCCGGAGGTCACTGCCGAGGAG GAAGGCGCCCGCCGGCTCATGGTGAGCTTCAAGGTGCTCTACACCGTGGGCTACTCGCTGTCACTGCTCACCCTCATCTCCGCCCTGCTCATCCTCACTGTGTGCAG GAACCTGCGCTGCACCAGGAATTACATCCACGCCAACCTGTTCGCCTCCTTCGGGCTGCGGGCCACCTCGGTGATGGTGAAGGACGCGCTGCTGGAGCGGCGCTGGGGcgtggagctgctgcaggtggctgACTGGGAGGCTCTGCTGAGCCACGAGGCAAgtgctgggctggtggcagcGTGGGGACCCTCGCCCAGGAGGGGCCGTGGGGGGGTCGGTGCCCACGCAGCCCCAGACACTCGCTGGGTGAGTTCTTGGGGGTCGGTGGTGCCCGTGCTCCTGATGGGTGAGGTCTTGGGGTACCTGTGCACGGTCCTGGGGTGCCCATCCACACACCCTGGCCACGCTTTTGGGGTGCCTGCTGCCCAGGAACCAGTGGGTGAACCCCTGGGATACCTGTGCCCCTGCTGGGTGAGCTCAGGGCCTGTGTGGCACCTGAGGGATGAGCTCTCAGTGCCACCCATGCCCCTGCTGGGTGAGCTCTGGGGGTGCCTGTGCAGCTTCTGGGGGAGCTCTCAGGGCACCCGTGGCCCCAGGAGGGAGCTCTCAGGGTTCTTGGGGTGCCTGTATAACACCATACCCCCGTGGAtgagctcctgctccctgtgggaGAGCCGTGGGGTGCCCcatgggcacagccagccccacgGTGGCTCTCCCGTGGCAGGCAGCGCTGGGGTGCCGTGCAGCGCAGGTGCTGATGCAGTACTGCATCCTGGCCAACCACTACTGGTTCCTGGTGGAAGCTGTCTACCTCTACAAGCTGCTCATCGGGGCCGTGTTCTCCGAGAAGAATTACTACAGGCTCTACCTCTACCTGGGCTGGG GGTTTGCTGTGTGACTTGCAGGGACCCCCGTGGTGTTTGTGGTGCCCTGGATGGCTGCCAAGTACCTGAAGGAGAACGCGGA GTGCTGGGCGCTGAACGAGAACATGGCTTACTGGTGGATCATCCGCATCCCAATCCTGCTCGCCTCCCTG ATCAACCTGCTCATCTTCATGCGGATCCTCAAGGTGATCCTGGCCAAGCTCCGGGCCAACCAGAAGGGCTACGCCGACTACAAGCTGAG GCTGGCCAAAGCCACCCTGACCCTCATTCCCCTCTTCGGGATCCACGAGGTCGTTTTCATCTTCGCCACCGACGAGCAAACCACGGGCATCCTGCGCTACGTCAAGGTGTTCTTCACCCTCTTCCTCAACTCCTTCCAG ggcttCCTGGTGGCTGTGCTGTACTGCTTTGCCAACAAGGAG GTGAAGTCCGAGATGAAGAAGAAGTGGCAGCTCTGGAAGCTGGACCACCCggtgctctgctgtgcccagtGAGGGGTGACCGGCCggggcacaggggctgctggccacagtggccacagcagggcgtggctggagggcaggaggctgcaggaggctgtgctgggcagtgcccacctgggatggccaggctggagctgctggaagggacaTCCCTGCTGTGA
- the LOC107210950 gene encoding glucagon receptor-like isoform X3: MRGVLGAGSLRSLVQLAWMCLFSSVPHGGAKVLEKTFEEWLRYRDECLRRMASEPYPAGLFCNRTFDMYACWPDGSPGTAVNVSCPFYLPWFEKVKHGLVSRRCGTDGQWVTVNGSQPWRDYSQCEDEPEVTAEEEGARRLMVSFKVLYTVGYSLSLLTLISALLILTVCRNLRCTRNYIHANLFASFGLRATSVMVKDALLERRWGVELLQVADWEALLSHEATLGCRAAQVLMQYCILANHYWFLVEAVYLYKLLIGAVFSEKNYYRLYLYLGWGTPVVFVVPWMAAKYLKENAECWALNENMAYWWIIRIPILLASLINLLIFMRILKVILAKLRANQKGYADYKLRLAKATLTLIPLFGIHEVVFIFATDEQTTGILRYVKVFFTLFLNSFQGFLVAVLYCFANKEVKSEMKKKWQLWKLDHPVLCCAQ; the protein is encoded by the exons CCTCCGTGCCG CACGGTGGGGCCAAGGTGCTGGAGAAGACCTTCGAGGAGTGGCTGCGGTACCGTGACGAGTGCCTGAGGAGGATGGCGAGCGAGCCCTACCCAGCAG GGCTGTTCTGTAACAGGACATTTGACATGTACGCCTGCTGGCCCGACGGGAGCCCCGGCACCGCCGTCAACGTCTCCTGCCCCTTCTACCTGCCCTGGTTTGAGAAAG TGAAACACGGGCTGGTGAGCCGCAGGTGTGGCACCGACGGCCAGTGGGTGACGGTGAAcggcagccagccctggagggacTACTCGCAGTGCGAGGATGAGCCGGAGGTCACTGCCGAGGAG GAAGGCGCCCGCCGGCTCATGGTGAGCTTCAAGGTGCTCTACACCGTGGGCTACTCGCTGTCACTGCTCACCCTCATCTCCGCCCTGCTCATCCTCACTGTGTGCAG GAACCTGCGCTGCACCAGGAATTACATCCACGCCAACCTGTTCGCCTCCTTCGGGCTGCGGGCCACCTCGGTGATGGTGAAGGACGCGCTGCTGGAGCGGCGCTGGGGcgtggagctgctgcaggtggctgACTGGGAGGCTCTGCTGAGCCACGAGGCAA CGCTGGGGTGCCGTGCAGCGCAGGTGCTGATGCAGTACTGCATCCTGGCCAACCACTACTGGTTCCTGGTGGAAGCTGTCTACCTCTACAAGCTGCTCATCGGGGCCGTGTTCTCCGAGAAGAATTACTACAGGCTCTACCTCTACCTGGGCTGGG GGACCCCCGTGGTGTTTGTGGTGCCCTGGATGGCTGCCAAGTACCTGAAGGAGAACGCGGA GTGCTGGGCGCTGAACGAGAACATGGCTTACTGGTGGATCATCCGCATCCCAATCCTGCTCGCCTCCCTG ATCAACCTGCTCATCTTCATGCGGATCCTCAAGGTGATCCTGGCCAAGCTCCGGGCCAACCAGAAGGGCTACGCCGACTACAAGCTGAG GCTGGCCAAAGCCACCCTGACCCTCATTCCCCTCTTCGGGATCCACGAGGTCGTTTTCATCTTCGCCACCGACGAGCAAACCACGGGCATCCTGCGCTACGTCAAGGTGTTCTTCACCCTCTTCCTCAACTCCTTCCAG ggcttCCTGGTGGCTGTGCTGTACTGCTTTGCCAACAAGGAG GTGAAGTCCGAGATGAAGAAGAAGTGGCAGCTCTGGAAGCTGGACCACCCggtgctctgctgtgcccagtGA